CCTGGCGCGACGTGCCTCCTGGTGGACGACGTGCTCACGACGGGGGCCACGCTCGCGGCGTGCGAGCGGGCCCTGGAGGATGCCGGCGCCCGGGTTCTCGGGGCGCTCGTGCTCGCCGCGACGCCACCGCCCCGGCGTGCTGACGCGGCTCGCGAAGTTCATCTCCCGGAGATGCTGCCTTTACCTACCGGGGGGGGTTAACCTGGGGACCAGTCGTCACGGGGAACGGTTGGTAGGGGACCCGTGCGGCCACAGAGCGATCGACCCGAGGCAAGGTCCTCGGGCAGGGAGGTGATAGGTACTCCGGATCCCCCTCGGGGGAGCCAGACCCAGGACCACACGGGACGCTCTGGAAGGCACAGGAGCGTCCGAGACCCTTTGCGGAGGCTCACATGGAGATCGTTGTCGTCGGCAGGCACACGGAAGTGGCTGACCGCTTCCGCCGACACGTGGAAGAAAAGCTCGCGAAGTTCGAGCAGCTCGCACCGACCGCCCAGCGGATCGACGTCGAGGTCACCCACGAGAACAACCCCCGACTGTCCGAGGTGCGCGAGAGGGTCGAGCTGACCGTCCGCGCCAAGGGACCCGTCGTTCGCGCCGAGGCGGCAGCAGACGACCGGTTCGGGGCACTCGACCTGGCCATGAACAAGCTCCAGGAGAGGCTGCGGCGCGTCAGCGACCGTCGCAAGGACCACCGCAACAACAACCCCGCCCCGCCCGTCGACGTCCGGCCGTTCATCCCGGAGGACAAGACCCCTGAGCCCGCACCGGAGCACCCGGCGGCTCCGGGAGACGCGGTCGAGACCCAGCTCGGCGACTCGCCCGTCGTCATCCGTCAGAAGCTCCACTCCGCAGAGCCCATGACGATCGACGACGCCCTCTACGAGATGGAGATGGTGGGCCACGACTTCTACCTCTTCGTCGACGTGGAGACGGCCCGCCCCTCGGTCGCCTACCGGCGCCGCGGTTGGAGCTACGGGGTGATCGCGCTCGACACCTCGTGCGCCGGCGGCCTGAAGACCGCGCCCGACGCGGGCTGACCGCCGCGACCAGCTGACCCGACGGGGTGGCGCCGCCGACCAGGCGGCGCCACCCCGTCGGCGCGTCCGGACCCGGGAGCCGGATTGAGGGAGCCGGGCTGCGCGAGCCGGACCTCAGGCCCGGGGAACCAGGCCGCAGGTCCAGGTCGCCTGCCCGGCGCGGATGTCAGGTGCCGGGGGCAGGATGGGTCGGGTGAAGACCGAGTCGATGTCGCTCGCCCAGGCCCGCCGGGTCGCCCTCGCCGCGCAGGGCCTGCACGCCCCCCGGCCCGACGCCGCCGCGCCCCGGCAGGTCACGCTGCGGCACGTGCAGCGCACCGTGGACCGGCTGGGGCTGCTGCAGATCGACTCGGTCAACGTCCTGGCGCGGGCCCATCTCGTCCCCCTGTACTCGCGGCTCGGCCCCTACGACGTGTCGTTGCTCGACCGGGCGGCGGGCCGCGCGCCGCGACGCCTCGTGGAGTACTGGGCGCACGTCGCGTCCTACGTCCCACCCGAGACCTACCGGCTCCTGGAGTGGCGGCAGCGGGCGTACCGCACCGAGGCCTGGGGGTCGATCAGCGGGGTCGAGGCCTCGCACTCGGCCGTCGTGGAGCACGTCCGGCAGATCGTGGCCGAACGCGGGCCGGTCACGGCGAGCGAGGTCCACGAGATCCTCGAGGCCCAGGGCATGGGCGAGGCACGTGGCACCGTGGAGTGGGGTTGGAACTGGTCCCTGGCCAAGCGGGCGCTCGAGCTCCTCTTCTTCACGGGCGAGATCACTGCGGCGCGCCGCAACGCGGCGTTCGAGCGCTGCTACGACCTGACCGAGCGTGTCCTGCCGCCCGCGGTCCTCGCCGCGCCGCCCGTGAGCGACGAGGACGCGGTGCGCCGCCTGCTGGAGATCGGGGCGCGGGCGCACGGCGTCGGGACGCTGCGCTGCTTCCAGGACTACTTCCGGCTCAAGGGACCGGCTCCCCGCCGCGCGCTGGCTGAGCTCGTCGAGGACGGTGTACTCCGTCCCGTCGAGGTCCGCGGCTGGGACGAGACCACGTACCTGCACCGGGACGCCGCGCTCCCGCGGCGGGCTCAGGGACGAGCGCTGCTCAGTCCCTTCGACCCCCTCGTGTTCGAGCGCACGCGCCTCGAACGGCTCTTCGGCACGTACTACCGCATCGAGATCTACGTGCCTGCGGCCAAGCGGGTCCACGGCTACTACGTGCTGCCGTTCCTCCAGGGCGACCGCATCACCGCCAAGGTCGACCTCAAGGCGGACCGGCGCGCGGGGCTGCTGCGCGTCCTGTCGGCGCACCGTGAGGAGCACGCCGACTCGGGCACCGCGACGGCGCTCGCGGCCGAGCTGCGCCTCATGGCGACCTGGCTGGGGTTGGCGGACGTCGTCGTCGGGCCGGCGGGGGACCTGGCGCCCGCGCTCGCGGCCGAGGTCGGGCGGGCGGACCCCGGCGTGGCGGGGTAGCTCGCGCGGCTCGCGGTGGCTTTCGCCGGAGAGCGAAACCACAGGTACCGGACAGAAGCCCACCCACGTGCCGGACTCGCCTACGATGGTCTGTGGTGTGATCCAGCCGACTGCCGCCAGGTGGTCGCCTCGCATTCGCCCCGGACCGTCCGGCCCGGGGGCGCGATCGATACGGGAGTACTGCGTGCCTGCGATCCTCGAGAAGGTCCTGCGTTTCGGCGAGGGCCGGATCCTGAAGAAGTTGTCCGGCCTGGCTGAGCAGGTCAACAAGCTGGAGCCCAGCTTCGAGGACCTGACCGACGAGGAGCTGCGCGAGGAGACCGACCGGTTCAAGGAACGGATCGAGAACGGCGCCACGCTCGACGAGATCCTCCCGGAGGCCTTCGCCGCGGTCCGCGAGGCCGCCCGCCGTACGCTGGGGCAGCGCGCGTACGACGTCCAGCTCATGGGCGGTGCGGCCCTGCACCTGGGGAACATCGCCGAGATGAAGACCGGTGAGGGCAAGACGCTCGTCGGTACCTTCCCCGCGTACCTCAACGCGCTCACGGGCAAGGGCGTGCACGTCGTCACGGTCAACGACTACCTGGCCAAGTACCAGAGCGACCTGATGGGTCGCGTCTTCCGCGCCCTCGGCCTCACGACCGGCTGCATCATCTCGGGCCAGACCCCCGCGGTGCGCCGCGAGCAGTACGCCGCGGACATCACGTACGGCACGAACAACGAGTTCGGGTTCGACTACCTGCGCGACAACATGGCGTGGAGCACCGACGACCTGGTGCAGCGTGGCCACAACTTCGCGATCGTCGACGAGGTCGACTCGATCCTCATCGACGAGGCGCGTACCCCGCTCATCATCTCGGGCCCTGCGTCGGGCGACGCGAACCGCTGGTACGGCGAGTTCGCCAAGGTGGTCCGCCGCCTGAGCCCGGAGACCGACTACGAGGTCGACGAGAAGAAGCGCACGATCGGTGTGCTCGAGCCCGGGATCGCGAAGGTCGAGGACTACCTCGGCATCGACAACCTGTACGAGTCGCTCAACACGCCGCTCATCGGGTTCCTCAACAACGCGATCAAGGCCAAGGAGCTCTTCAAGCGCGACAAGGACTACGTCGTGCTCAACGGCGAGGTCATGATCGTCGACGAGCACACGGGCCGAATCCTCGCGGGCCGCCGCTACAACGAGGGCATGCACCAGGCCATCGAGGCCAAGGAGGGCGTGCAGATCAAGGCCGAGAACCAGACGCTCGCCACGATCACGCTCCAGAACTACTTCCGTCTGTACGACAAGATCTCCGGGATGACCGGTACGGCCGACACCGAGGCCGCCGAGTTCCAGGGCACGTACAAGCTGGGCGTCGTGCCCATCCCCACGAACCGCAAGATGCAGCGCGTGGACCAGCCCGACCTCGTGTACAAGAACGAGGAGGGCAAGTTCGACGCCGTGGTCGCGGACATCGTCGAGCGCCACGCCGAGGGCCAGCCGGTCCTCGTTGGCACCACGAGCGTCGAGAAGTCCGAGCTCCTGTCCTCCAAGCTCAAGAAGCAGGGCGTCCCGCACGAGGTCCTCAACGCCAAGCAGCACGAGCGCGAGGCCGCGATCGTCGCGCAGGCCGGGCGCAAGGGCTCGGTCACGGTCGCGACCAACATGGCCGGCCGTGGTACCGACATCATGCTCGGTGGCAACGCCGAGTTCATGGCCGTGGCCGACCTCGCCGCGCGCGGGCTCGACGCCACCGAGAACCCCGACGAGTACGAGGCCGCGTGGCCCGAGGCCGTCGAGCGCGCCAAGGCGGCCGTGGCCACGGAGCACGACGAGGTCACCGAGCTCGGCGGGCTCTACGTGCTGGGCACCGAGCGGCACGAGTCGCGCCGGATCGACAACCAGCTCCGTGGTCGTTCCGGCCGTCAGGGCGACCCGGGCGAGTCCCGCTTCTACCTGTCGATGCAGGACGACCTGATGCGCCTGTTCAACTCGGGGCTCGCCGAGTCCATGATGAACCGCGCGGGCTTCCCCGACGACGTCCCGCTCGAGTCGAAGATCGTCACGCGCGGCATTGCGAGCGCGCAGGGCCAGGTCGAGGCGCGCAACTTCGAGATCCGCAAGAACGTCCTCAAGTACGACGACGTCCTCTCACGCCAGCGCACCGTCATCTACGACGAGCGTCGCCGCGTGCTCCAGGGTGAGGACATGCAGGAGCAGGTCCAGCACTTCATCACGGACGTCGTCACGGCCTACGTCGACGGCGCCACGTCCGAGGGCAACCCGGAGCACTGGGACCTCGAGGCCCTGTGGACGGCGCTGCGCGCGGTGTACCCGGTCTCGATCGAGGTCGACGAGGTGCTCGAGCAGGCCGGGGGAGCCACGCGTCTGACGCGCGAGCTGATCCTCGAGGAGATCCTGTCGGACGCCCGCGTGGCCTACCAGGACCGCGAGGCGTCGCTGGGCAGCTCGAACATGCGTCAGCTCGAGCGCCGCGTGGTGCTCTCCGTGCTGGACCGCAAGTGGCGCGAGCACCTCTACGAGATGGACTACCTCAAGGAGGGCATCGGTCTGCGCGCCATGGCGCAGCGCGACCCGCTGGTCGAGTACCAGCGCGAGGGCTTCCAGCTCTTCCAGGCCATGACCGAGGCCATCAAGGAGGAGTCGGTCGGTTTCCTGTTCAACCTCGAGGTCAAGGTCGCCGAGCCCGGCGCGTCGCCGGTCAACCCGGTGTCGGCGGCGGCTGCCGCGCAGTCGGTGGCCGGTCAGGCGTTCGGTGGTACGGCCGGTGCGGCGGGGGCCGCTGCGGCCGCCGGTGCTGCCGCGAAGGCTGCGGCGGACGCCAAGGCGGCTGCTGAGGCTGCGCAGGCCCAGGCGGCGTCGCAGGCCGACGCGATCGAGGACGAGCCCGTCGAGGACGAGCTCGTGGACGCGCCGGTCGCTCCTGCCGCGAAGGCCGAGCCGACGCTCATCGCGAAGGGCCTCGACGGCCCGAGCGAGCAGGTGCCGCTGCAGTACTCGGCGCCGTCCGACGACGGTTCGGGCCAGGCCGTGGTCTCGGGAGACGGCTCGCGCCGCGCCCGCCGCGCCCTGCACGGCGAGGCCACCGCGGTCGAGGGCGACGGGCGCACGTTCCCCGGTACTCCCCGCAACGCCAAGTGCCCCTGCGGGTCGGGCAAGAAGTACAAGCTCTGCCACGGGCTGAACGAAGAGGAGTAACCCTCTCCGAGAGGACACCCACGAGCGGCGGTCAGCCGATCTCGAGGACCACGACGCGCCACACGCCGCGTCGGGCCTCGAGTCGGAGGGCCGCCGCTCGCACTCTGTCCATGTCCTCCAGGACGACCGTGGCCTCGGCCGTCGTGTCGCCGAGTCGCACCAGCCGGGCACGGCGGATCGCGACGGGTCGCGCCGCGGCGTCCCCACCCGTCGTCCCCTGCATGAGCAGTGCGCGCCGGCCGAGGGCGTCGAACACGTCGGGAGCGAGCCACCGCTGGAGCTGCGCCACGGGACGCTCTCCCCGCAGGACCTCGACTGCCGCCCGGACGACCGAGCAGCAGATCGACGTGGGGTCCGGCAGGGGGAGCTCCGTGGTCGACGCGACGGGACGGCCGTTGTCGGCGAGGTCCTCGGCGACGGGGAACTGTGGTGCACCGCCGAAGGTGAGGACACGCGGTGCCCTCGCGACGACGCGAGGGAGCGTCGCGGAGACCGCGGGTCGGGGACCAGCGCCGGAGCGGATGGTGTGGGCGTGGTGACGGACGGTGGCGATCGACATGGCGTGTCCTAGGGTCGGCGAGGGCCGGTGCGTCGAGGACGCCCGGTGGGACGGCGTACGGAGTTCGCGGTGCAGGTGCTGCGCGCTGCGTGCGTGGATGTCGCGTGAGCGGCGCGGACGCCGGGTGGCGTGCGCGGTGCGTGAGGACGAGCCCGCCAGGAGGGTTCGAGACCCGCGGCCCGGGCGGGGCGTGTGCGGGTTCAGGGGGTCCGGGGGACCTGTAGCACCTGTCCCGGTCTGATGAGATTCGGGTCCTGGCCGATGGTCTCGGCGTTCGCCGCGTACCAGCGCGGCCACTCCGCGGTGATCTCGGCGTCGGTCGCGTCGGGACCGAGGGCTCGTCCGGCGAGGGACCAGAGGGAGTCGCCGCGCAGGACGACGACCGACACGGTCGAGGCCTCGCTCGCCGCGAGGGGCGACCGAGCCGCTGTCGCGGACTCCTCGGAGAGCGCGTCGTCGGGCGCGGTCGCGGCGGGTCGCGTGAGCCCGACGCGCTGCTCGGGAGCGGCGCGCTGCGAGCCGCCCAGCAGGTCGCTGAGCGGGACATGGTCCGGGCCCGTCCTGCCTACCGTCGGCGTCCCGGGTGGCGGATCGGCGGTGGTGCCGACGCGATGGTCTTGCGGTACCTCGCTCACCGAGGCGGGGTCGACCGGTGGTGCGACGTCCGGGACAGGAACCGCGCTGCCGGGGGAGGGCGTCGCGACGTCGGCCTCCTGCCGCGTCCCGGGTGCCGGGAGCTCGGGTGCCGGGAGCGCCGTGGTCGCCTCGTCCTCGGCCGACCGTGGAACGGTCGACGGTCCACCGCCGGCGGTCGCCGGGTCGGAGGCGCTCGGTGACCCGGGAGACGTGCTCTGCCAGCCGAGGTCGACGACGCCCGGGCTCGTCGCGCGAGGGACGGGATCGGCCTCCGCGGCCTGTGCCGTCCCGGCCCCCAGTGCGAGCCCGGCCCCGATCGACACCGCGACGCCGGTGCTCGCGAGGCGGCGGACGATGGCGGGGGCGTGCTGGAGCACGAGCCGTTCACCTGCCGCCCACCGACGGCCCGCGCTGCGCACGAGGACGCACGACGCGGCGAGGGCGGAGCTGAGGGACACCCAGGCGGCGAGCAGGCCTCCCGTGCCCACGAGAGGGATCTCCAGGTAGGTCTCGAACCGAGGGCTGGGAAGGTCGCCCGCGACGGCCAGGACGCGCAGGGTCAGCAGGACGGCGACGAGTCCCGTGGCCGCCGCGACCGCGAGAAGAGCTGCCGCTCGCGTCCCGTTCCGCACGACGTGCTGGGTGTTCGCGTGGTCGGGTCGTGGATGCTGCGCCATGCTTCCCCCTGAAGATGGACGACGACGTCGGGTCCGCGCTCGGAACGATCATCGCGTTTGATGCAGTTTGATCGTGCTACATCAAACTAGACCCTCTTCCACTTGTCCAGAGGGAGTTCGCAGTTCGGACGCCTCTGGACGAAACCCCCGGGCAGCCCACTACGGTGAGGGCGTGCGCTGGGACCTGCTGTTCGCCGACCTCGTGGCACAGCTCGACGCCGGTGACGCTCAGGCCGACGCGCACGTGCTCGCGGACCTCACGCGTGCCGAGCAGGCCACGATCTCGCTCGCCGATCGCCTCCGTGCGAGCACGCACGGGGCGCCGGTCGGTGTCCGGCTCGCCGACGGGTCACGACTGACCGGCCAGGTCCGCGCCGTCGCGGCCGACTGGTTCCTGATCGGGGACGGGACCAGGAGGCACGTCGTGCCCGTGCCCGCCGTCACGGTGATCGACGGGCTCGCTGCGCATGCCGTCCCCGGCCCCGCAGGTCCGGCCGCCGGGCGCGGACTTCCCGCGCTGCTCAGGACGCTCATGCGCGACCGTGCCGTCGTCCGCGTGCGCACGCTCGTGGGCGAGCTCGACGGTCGGGTCGCGCGCGTCGGCAAGGATCACCTCGACCTCTTGGCCACCGCGGGCGGCGCTCGGGCGAGCCACGTCGTCCCGTTCACCGCACTGGTGTGCGTGAGCGAGACCTAGGCGCGACGGAACCAGGGGGCGGGGCAGGTGCAGGGGGAAGCAGGGGACGCGTGGTCCGGCGTGCCCGCCGCCGTGAGTGGACCGCGACCGGCCGCACGCGGCGCGAGAGGTTCAGGACTCGAAGTCGCCCGCGTCGATGCGGGTGCGCGTCTGGGCGTACATGCGCTGGATGTAGCCCTCGAGCTCGCTGGCCTCGACCCTCCACTGACCTCGTCCGCCGACCTGGATCGCCGGGAGCTCACCGCCACGGACCAGGGCGTAGGCCTGTGCCGCAGAGATGTTGAGCTCCTCCGTGACGTCCGCGAGGGTGAGGAAGCGCTGTGACATGGCCACAGTCTTTCACGACGCCGACACCGGTCCTGGTTGTCCACAGACGATGGCCTGCTCGCCCCACGCCCACCGCTCTGCTCGGCATGATGGCCCCCGGACCCCGAGTCGCCCGTGCCTCGGGGCCGTCGCTCTCGAACCCGCCCGCACGATCCGCCCGACGACGAAACGGACCCCGATGACGAGCTCTCCCGACCCGCTGCCGACCCCCACCGTGGCCAGACTGCGACGGCCCGGTTGGCGAGACCCTCGCCTGATCCTCGGGCTCGTGCTCGTCGCCGCCTCGGTCGCCCTCGGCTCGTGGGCGGTGTCGTCGGCGGGCCGGACCGTTGCCGTCTACGCCGCTGCCGGCCCGCTCACGCCCGGCGAGGCCGTCGACGCGAGCAACCTCCGAACCGTCGAGGTGCGCCTCGGGTCCGGTGACGGGAAGTACTTCCTCGCGGGCCGCCCGCTCCCCGAGGACCTGGTGGCGCTGCGCGTCGTGGGCGACGGAGAGCTCGTGGCCCGCACCGCGGTGGGCGAGTCCGAGGAGCTGGCCGTCCGCGCCGTGGCGATCCCGGTCACGGCCGCCCTGTCCGACAGGGTCACGGACGGCGCGCTCGTGGACGTCTGGTTCGTCCCGGCCGCGACCGACGGCACGCTGGCGGGCGAGGGTGAGAACACGCTCGAGAAGAGCGGCGGCGAGCCGTACGCGCTCGCCTCGCAGGTCGTGGTCGCGCAGGTCGCCGAAGCAGGGGGGAGCCTCGTGACGGGAGGGCGGACCACGCTCCACGTGCTGGTTCCCACGGACGAGCTCCCGGGCGTCCTGGCCGCGCTCGTGGCCGAGGGCGAGATCGCGGTCGTGCCCGTCCCTGGAGGCGGCGCATGACCGCCGACGCGACGCTCCCGGTCGCCCCCGTGCTGTGCGCGGTGCGCGGCAGCGGTGAGACGGCGGTCGTCACGGCACTGACGGCGCCCGGGTCTGGAGTCTCGGTGGCTCGTCGGTGCGCGGACCTCACGGAGCTCCTCGCCGCGGCCGGGGCCGGCGCAGGAACGGCCGCGATCATCTCGGCCGACCTGCCCGGGATCAACCGTGAGACGGTCGCGCACCTGCACGCGTGCGGTGTGCGGGTCGTCGCGCTCGGCGGGGGGCAGGACTGGGTCGCGGACCGTCTCCGTGCCATCGGCGTCGACGTCGTCCTCGAGGAGAACACCCCGAGCACGGTCCTCGTCGCGGCGGTCCGGGACGAGGCCCACGGACGAGGACGGCGCGACGGTCGGTCGGGCCCGCCGTCGGGCGACGTCCCCGACGGGCAGGGCGGCTCGGGCGAGCACGGTCCCGCCTCGCGGCGCGGCAAGGTCGTCGCGGTCTGGGGGCCGACGGGGGCGCCCGGACGGACCACTCTCGCGGTGCACCTCGCGGCGGAGCTGGCCGGCTCGGGGGAGCGTCGCGCGCGACGCGGTGGGCGACGTCGACGCCCGGGACGAGAGGCGCCGTCGGGCACGGAGAGCGGCCCCCGCCACGAGGTCCTCCTCGTCGATGCCGACACCTACGCGGGCTCGGTGGCCCAGCACCTCGGTCTGCTCGACGAGTCACCAGGGCTCGCGGCCGCGGCCCGCAGCGCGGGGCAGGGCACCCTCGAC
This region of Oerskovia jenensis genomic DNA includes:
- a CDS encoding AAA family ATPase — encoded protein: MTADATLPVAPVLCAVRGSGETAVVTALTAPGSGVSVARRCADLTELLAAAGAGAGTAAIISADLPGINRETVAHLHACGVRVVALGGGQDWVADRLRAIGVDVVLEENTPSTVLVAAVRDEAHGRGRRDGRSGPPSGDVPDGQGGSGEHGPASRRGKVVAVWGPTGAPGRTTLAVHLAAELAGSGERRARRGGRRRRPGREAPSGTESGPRHEVLLVDADTYAGSVAQHLGLLDESPGLAAAARSAGQGTLDLAGLARLAPLVVPRLRVLTGITRAARWPELPATSLDVVWGLSRALADWTVIDCGFGLEQDELLSYDTRAPQRNGATLSALAAADVVLVVGGSDAVGIQRLVRGLGDLADSGTTNGTLRIVVANRVRSSAAGPRPAAAVRDALGRYGGVTDLHVVPDDRETLDAALLAGRTLAEHAPQTPVGRAVAELAERVRGAAGPAASTSAPGGPRERVPEPAH
- a CDS encoding Rv3235 family protein; translation: MSIATVRHHAHTIRSGAGPRPAVSATLPRVVARAPRVLTFGGAPQFPVAEDLADNGRPVASTTELPLPDPTSICCSVVRAAVEVLRGERPVAQLQRWLAPDVFDALGRRALLMQGTTGGDAAARPVAIRRARLVRLGDTTAEATVVLEDMDRVRAAALRLEARRGVWRVVVLEIG
- the secA gene encoding preprotein translocase subunit SecA, which gives rise to MPAILEKVLRFGEGRILKKLSGLAEQVNKLEPSFEDLTDEELREETDRFKERIENGATLDEILPEAFAAVREAARRTLGQRAYDVQLMGGAALHLGNIAEMKTGEGKTLVGTFPAYLNALTGKGVHVVTVNDYLAKYQSDLMGRVFRALGLTTGCIISGQTPAVRREQYAADITYGTNNEFGFDYLRDNMAWSTDDLVQRGHNFAIVDEVDSILIDEARTPLIISGPASGDANRWYGEFAKVVRRLSPETDYEVDEKKRTIGVLEPGIAKVEDYLGIDNLYESLNTPLIGFLNNAIKAKELFKRDKDYVVLNGEVMIVDEHTGRILAGRRYNEGMHQAIEAKEGVQIKAENQTLATITLQNYFRLYDKISGMTGTADTEAAEFQGTYKLGVVPIPTNRKMQRVDQPDLVYKNEEGKFDAVVADIVERHAEGQPVLVGTTSVEKSELLSSKLKKQGVPHEVLNAKQHEREAAIVAQAGRKGSVTVATNMAGRGTDIMLGGNAEFMAVADLAARGLDATENPDEYEAAWPEAVERAKAAVATEHDEVTELGGLYVLGTERHESRRIDNQLRGRSGRQGDPGESRFYLSMQDDLMRLFNSGLAESMMNRAGFPDDVPLESKIVTRGIASAQGQVEARNFEIRKNVLKYDDVLSRQRTVIYDERRRVLQGEDMQEQVQHFITDVVTAYVDGATSEGNPEHWDLEALWTALRAVYPVSIEVDEVLEQAGGATRLTRELILEEILSDARVAYQDREASLGSSNMRQLERRVVLSVLDRKWREHLYEMDYLKEGIGLRAMAQRDPLVEYQREGFQLFQAMTEAIKEESVGFLFNLEVKVAEPGASPVNPVSAAAAAQSVAGQAFGGTAGAAGAAAAAGAAAKAAADAKAAAEAAQAQAASQADAIEDEPVEDELVDAPVAPAAKAEPTLIAKGLDGPSEQVPLQYSAPSDDGSGQAVVSGDGSRRARRALHGEATAVEGDGRTFPGTPRNAKCPCGSGKKYKLCHGLNEEE
- a CDS encoding LysM peptidoglycan-binding domain-containing protein, with the protein product MAQHPRPDHANTQHVVRNGTRAAALLAVAAATGLVAVLLTLRVLAVAGDLPSPRFETYLEIPLVGTGGLLAAWVSLSSALAASCVLVRSAGRRWAAGERLVLQHAPAIVRRLASTGVAVSIGAGLALGAGTAQAAEADPVPRATSPGVVDLGWQSTSPGSPSASDPATAGGGPSTVPRSAEDEATTALPAPELPAPGTRQEADVATPSPGSAVPVPDVAPPVDPASVSEVPQDHRVGTTADPPPGTPTVGRTGPDHVPLSDLLGGSQRAAPEQRVGLTRPAATAPDDALSEESATAARSPLAASEASTVSVVVLRGDSLWSLAGRALGPDATDAEITAEWPRWYAANAETIGQDPNLIRPGQVLQVPRTP
- a CDS encoding helix-turn-helix domain-containing protein: MSQRFLTLADVTEELNISAAQAYALVRGGELPAIQVGGRGQWRVEASELEGYIQRMYAQTRTRIDAGDFES
- a CDS encoding winged helix-turn-helix domain-containing protein, whose translation is MGRVKTESMSLAQARRVALAAQGLHAPRPDAAAPRQVTLRHVQRTVDRLGLLQIDSVNVLARAHLVPLYSRLGPYDVSLLDRAAGRAPRRLVEYWAHVASYVPPETYRLLEWRQRAYRTEAWGSISGVEASHSAVVEHVRQIVAERGPVTASEVHEILEAQGMGEARGTVEWGWNWSLAKRALELLFFTGEITAARRNAAFERCYDLTERVLPPAVLAAPPVSDEDAVRRLLEIGARAHGVGTLRCFQDYFRLKGPAPRRALAELVEDGVLRPVEVRGWDETTYLHRDAALPRRAQGRALLSPFDPLVFERTRLERLFGTYYRIEIYVPAAKRVHGYYVLPFLQGDRITAKVDLKADRRAGLLRVLSAHREEHADSGTATALAAELRLMATWLGLADVVVGPAGDLAPALAAEVGRADPGVAG
- the hpf gene encoding ribosome hibernation-promoting factor, HPF/YfiA family — its product is MEIVVVGRHTEVADRFRRHVEEKLAKFEQLAPTAQRIDVEVTHENNPRLSEVRERVELTVRAKGPVVRAEAAADDRFGALDLAMNKLQERLRRVSDRRKDHRNNNPAPPVDVRPFIPEDKTPEPAPEHPAAPGDAVETQLGDSPVVIRQKLHSAEPMTIDDALYEMEMVGHDFYLFVDVETARPSVAYRRRGWSYGVIALDTSCAGGLKTAPDAG